The following proteins are encoded in a genomic region of Pungitius pungitius chromosome 19, fPunPun2.1, whole genome shotgun sequence:
- the c19h11orf65 gene encoding protein MFI isoform X4 gives MSMREEGPREPRRSSLQHEAARVIQRTWRSHVNREVFKYFKELISHCNQRDPREILKTVNPREAQLLDAAAGVFIRIRLGGIAFPPNIYYKIFTHAPIVDVCASSPKDYTKPGLQEHADHGRPPMQDRSGWYQRTENNNWRLFCRKVVPTNEPKETGANKKMDFHYSRLQRQKDVGKWRKKRKIEWLTQMYNQGRLQTQPVQQHVVALLVDYVQQAMEAIEERRHEEILDRELDELMAWTNTLNFEEYMQDWRCLACTHSSERTAVRAAPL, from the exons ATGAG CATGCGGGAAGAGGGCCCCCGGGAGCCCCGACGCTCCTCCCTGCAGCATGAAGCAGCCCGGGTGATCCAGAGGACCTGGAGGAGCCATGTG AACAGAGAGGTcttcaaatatttcaaagagCTCATCAGCCACTGCAACCAGCGGGATCCCCGAGAGATCCTAAAAACGGTCAACCCACGAGAG GCACAGCTGCTGGACGCTGCTGCAGGCGTGTTCATACGCATCCGACTCGGAGGG ATTGCCTTTCCTCCCAACATCTACTACAAGATCTTCACCCATGCTCCCATCGTGGACGTGTGTGCCAGCAGCCCAAAGGACTACACCAAGCCAGGCCTCCAGGAGCACGCCGACCATGGCCGGCCTCCGATGCAGGACCGTTCCGGATGGTACCAGCGCACGGAGAACAACAACTGGAGGCTGTTCTGTAGGAAg GTGGTTCCCACAAATGAGCCCAAAGAGACTGGCGCTAATAAGAAAATGGATTTTCACTATTCCAGGTTGCAGCGGCAGAAAGATGTGGGcaagtggaggaagaagaggaaaattGAATGGCTGACGCAGAT GTATAACCAGGGCCGTCTGCAGACTCAGCCGGTACAACAACACGTAGTGGCGCTGTTGGTTGATTATGTCCAGCAGGCGATGGAGGCCATTGAAGAGAGGCGACACGAGGAGATTCTGGACAGGGAGCTGGATGAGCTGATGGCCTGGACCAACACTCTCAACTTCGAGGA GTACATGCAGGATTGGCGATGTCTGGCCTGCACTCACTCATCTGAGCGGACGGCAGTGAGGGCAGCACCCCTTTGA
- the c19h11orf65 gene encoding protein MFI isoform X3: MSMREEGPREPRRSSLQHEAARVIQRTWRSHVLQNREVFKYFKELISHCNQRDPREILKTVNPREAQLLDAAAGVFIRIRLGGIAFPPNIYYKIFTHAPIVDVCASSPKDYTKPGLQEHADHGRPPMQDRSGWYQRTENNNWRLFCRKVVPTNEPKETGANKKMDFHYSRLQRQKDVGKWRKKRKIEWLTQMYNQGRLQTQPVQQHVVALLVDYVQQAMEAIEERRHEEILDRELDELMAWTNTLNFEEYMQDWRCLACTHSSERTAVRAAPL; encoded by the exons ATGAG CATGCGGGAAGAGGGCCCCCGGGAGCCCCGACGCTCCTCCCTGCAGCATGAAGCAGCCCGGGTGATCCAGAGGACCTGGAGGAGCCATGTG CTGCAGAACAGAGAGGTcttcaaatatttcaaagagCTCATCAGCCACTGCAACCAGCGGGATCCCCGAGAGATCCTAAAAACGGTCAACCCACGAGAG GCACAGCTGCTGGACGCTGCTGCAGGCGTGTTCATACGCATCCGACTCGGAGGG ATTGCCTTTCCTCCCAACATCTACTACAAGATCTTCACCCATGCTCCCATCGTGGACGTGTGTGCCAGCAGCCCAAAGGACTACACCAAGCCAGGCCTCCAGGAGCACGCCGACCATGGCCGGCCTCCGATGCAGGACCGTTCCGGATGGTACCAGCGCACGGAGAACAACAACTGGAGGCTGTTCTGTAGGAAg GTGGTTCCCACAAATGAGCCCAAAGAGACTGGCGCTAATAAGAAAATGGATTTTCACTATTCCAGGTTGCAGCGGCAGAAAGATGTGGGcaagtggaggaagaagaggaaaattGAATGGCTGACGCAGAT GTATAACCAGGGCCGTCTGCAGACTCAGCCGGTACAACAACACGTAGTGGCGCTGTTGGTTGATTATGTCCAGCAGGCGATGGAGGCCATTGAAGAGAGGCGACACGAGGAGATTCTGGACAGGGAGCTGGATGAGCTGATGGCCTGGACCAACACTCTCAACTTCGAGGA GTACATGCAGGATTGGCGATGTCTGGCCTGCACTCACTCATCTGAGCGGACGGCAGTGAGGGCAGCACCCCTTTGA
- the c19h11orf65 gene encoding protein MFI isoform X1 — protein MLHRLLIFSSLHISQYGSSMREEGPREPRRSSLQHEAARVIQRTWRSHVLQNREVFKYFKELISHCNQRDPREILKTVNPREAQLLDAAAGVFIRIRLGGIAFPPNIYYKIFTHAPIVDVCASSPKDYTKPGLQEHADHGRPPMQDRSGWYQRTENNNWRLFCRKVVPTNEPKETGANKKMDFHYSRLQRQKDVGKWRKKRKIEWLTQMYNQGRLQTQPVQQHVVALLVDYVQQAMEAIEERRHEEILDRELDELMAWTNTLNFEEYMQDWRCLACTHSSERTAVRAAPL, from the exons ATGCTGCACCGCCTTCtcatcttttcttcccttcacATTTCTCAATATGGCTCCAGCATGCGGGAAGAGGGCCCCCGGGAGCCCCGACGCTCCTCCCTGCAGCATGAAGCAGCCCGGGTGATCCAGAGGACCTGGAGGAGCCATGTG CTGCAGAACAGAGAGGTcttcaaatatttcaaagagCTCATCAGCCACTGCAACCAGCGGGATCCCCGAGAGATCCTAAAAACGGTCAACCCACGAGAG GCACAGCTGCTGGACGCTGCTGCAGGCGTGTTCATACGCATCCGACTCGGAGGG ATTGCCTTTCCTCCCAACATCTACTACAAGATCTTCACCCATGCTCCCATCGTGGACGTGTGTGCCAGCAGCCCAAAGGACTACACCAAGCCAGGCCTCCAGGAGCACGCCGACCATGGCCGGCCTCCGATGCAGGACCGTTCCGGATGGTACCAGCGCACGGAGAACAACAACTGGAGGCTGTTCTGTAGGAAg GTGGTTCCCACAAATGAGCCCAAAGAGACTGGCGCTAATAAGAAAATGGATTTTCACTATTCCAGGTTGCAGCGGCAGAAAGATGTGGGcaagtggaggaagaagaggaaaattGAATGGCTGACGCAGAT GTATAACCAGGGCCGTCTGCAGACTCAGCCGGTACAACAACACGTAGTGGCGCTGTTGGTTGATTATGTCCAGCAGGCGATGGAGGCCATTGAAGAGAGGCGACACGAGGAGATTCTGGACAGGGAGCTGGATGAGCTGATGGCCTGGACCAACACTCTCAACTTCGAGGA GTACATGCAGGATTGGCGATGTCTGGCCTGCACTCACTCATCTGAGCGGACGGCAGTGAGGGCAGCACCCCTTTGA
- the c19h11orf65 gene encoding protein MFI isoform X2, which produces MLHRLLIFSSLHISQYGSSMREEGPREPRRSSLQHEAARVIQRTWRSHVNREVFKYFKELISHCNQRDPREILKTVNPREAQLLDAAAGVFIRIRLGGIAFPPNIYYKIFTHAPIVDVCASSPKDYTKPGLQEHADHGRPPMQDRSGWYQRTENNNWRLFCRKVVPTNEPKETGANKKMDFHYSRLQRQKDVGKWRKKRKIEWLTQMYNQGRLQTQPVQQHVVALLVDYVQQAMEAIEERRHEEILDRELDELMAWTNTLNFEEYMQDWRCLACTHSSERTAVRAAPL; this is translated from the exons ATGCTGCACCGCCTTCtcatcttttcttcccttcacATTTCTCAATATGGCTCCAGCATGCGGGAAGAGGGCCCCCGGGAGCCCCGACGCTCCTCCCTGCAGCATGAAGCAGCCCGGGTGATCCAGAGGACCTGGAGGAGCCATGTG AACAGAGAGGTcttcaaatatttcaaagagCTCATCAGCCACTGCAACCAGCGGGATCCCCGAGAGATCCTAAAAACGGTCAACCCACGAGAG GCACAGCTGCTGGACGCTGCTGCAGGCGTGTTCATACGCATCCGACTCGGAGGG ATTGCCTTTCCTCCCAACATCTACTACAAGATCTTCACCCATGCTCCCATCGTGGACGTGTGTGCCAGCAGCCCAAAGGACTACACCAAGCCAGGCCTCCAGGAGCACGCCGACCATGGCCGGCCTCCGATGCAGGACCGTTCCGGATGGTACCAGCGCACGGAGAACAACAACTGGAGGCTGTTCTGTAGGAAg GTGGTTCCCACAAATGAGCCCAAAGAGACTGGCGCTAATAAGAAAATGGATTTTCACTATTCCAGGTTGCAGCGGCAGAAAGATGTGGGcaagtggaggaagaagaggaaaattGAATGGCTGACGCAGAT GTATAACCAGGGCCGTCTGCAGACTCAGCCGGTACAACAACACGTAGTGGCGCTGTTGGTTGATTATGTCCAGCAGGCGATGGAGGCCATTGAAGAGAGGCGACACGAGGAGATTCTGGACAGGGAGCTGGATGAGCTGATGGCCTGGACCAACACTCTCAACTTCGAGGA GTACATGCAGGATTGGCGATGTCTGGCCTGCACTCACTCATCTGAGCGGACGGCAGTGAGGGCAGCACCCCTTTGA
- the pomp gene encoding proteasome maturation protein, with the protein MLRIENATQPDVRVFRKESGRDGITMDTRGLRSQLKDSVPVAGLCPQGAYGIQDSMRSGFSSVKNELLPSHPLELSEKNFQPNKDKMNFSTLRNIQGLHAPLKLQMEYRAARQIQRLPFLQSSNLTLDTLRGNDESIGFEDILCDPAQSEMMGEPHLMVEYNLGLL; encoded by the exons ATGTTGCGCATAGAAAATGCGACTCAACCGGATGTACGAGTGTTTCGAAAAGAAAGTGGAAGGGACGGAATCACAATG GACACCCGAGGACTTCGCTCTCAGCTGAAAGACAGTGTCCCCGTGGCAGGCTTATGTCCGCAGGGGGCTTACGGGATACAGGACTCTATGCGCAGCGG CTTCTCCAGTGTAAAGAATGAGCTTCTTCCAAGCCACCCACTGGAGCTGTCAGAGAAAAAT TTCCAGCCAAACAAGGACAAGATGAATTTCTCTACGCTCAGAAACATCCAGGGCCTTCACGCTCCGCTCAAACTGCAGATGGAGTACAGGGCAGCtagacag ATCCAGCGTCTGCCGTTCTTACAGAGTTCAAACCTAACCCTGGACACGCTGCGAGGCAACGATGAGTCCATTGGCTTTGAGGACATTCTCTGCG ATCCAGCCCAGAGCGAAATGATGGGTGAGCCACACCTGATGGTGGAATACAATCTGGGACTGTTGTGA
- the slc22a17 gene encoding solute carrier family 22 member 17: MTSPDSPPLVSPSPCPAPPPSLPSSPLPSSPAPSSSSSLPALPSLPPTGDVMVLALGRKKQRVLIALSILPNLFLAFLLSSDPLVTLSSPHHCHLPGPPPSPEALNASLPWEKGGRPGENGSLSQCRQYVNGSRSAVVECEGGWDYNVTEGLRNNIVTEWDLVCGQYWLVPVEEVCFILGILTGCLGLGYAADRLGRSKTLLTSLTLSVVFGVLVCVSPYPSIFIVMRFCLAAASAGVYLTLYITRLELCESSLRLVVTTMAGLTTVAGELLLVAVALGCQSWRGLLGAGAAPLTLFLSYGIPGVFPESPRWLLLSERSADMSSFTERRNSNRDVRDDESFTELDSEPAPSSHPHLSFHELLHSRNIWKNLCVLGFTSFISHGISHCYSSFRGDVKGTAPSFYWTYLLSVCAGGGAWLLLWATVDRYGRRGILLLSMTMTGLASLILLGLMKYLSETAITVFSVLGLFSSQATASLCVLFTAEIMPTVIRGTGVGAVLSLGCVGRLTSPLMDLRNHYGYFLHHVVYSSLALLAVLSILLLPESKRKPLPQTLADGEQYRRPPLGRRRRDNVPLLATPNPET, encoded by the exons ATGACATCCCCAGACTCCCCCCCTCTGGTCTCCCCTTCCCCGTGTCCTGCTCCCCCtccgtctctcccctcctcccctctgccttcctccccggccccttcctcctcctcctccctccccgccCTGCCCTCGCTGCCCCCCACGGGGGACGTGATGGTGCTGGCTCTGGGCAGGAAGAAGCAGAGGGTTCTGATAGCCCTCTCCATCCTGCCCAACCTCTTCCTGgccttcctgctctcctccgACCCCCTGGTCACCCTCTCGTCGCCGCACCACTGCCACCTGCCGGGGCCCCCGCCGTCCCCCGAGGCGCTCAACGCCTCCCTGCCCtgggagaagggggggcggCCCGGGGAGAACGGGAGCCTCTCCCAGTGCCGGCAGTACGTCAACGGCAGCCGCTCGGCGGTGGTGGAGTGCGAGGGCGGCTGGGACTACAACGTCACGGAAGGGCTGAGGAACAACATCGTCACCGAG TGGGACCTGGTGTGTGGTCAGTACTGGCTGGTCCCAGTAGAAGAGGTGTGTTTCATCCTCGGCATCCTCACTGGCTGTCTCGGCCTGGGCTACGCCGCTGAcag ACTGGGCCGGTCCAAGACGCTGCTGACCTCTCTGACCTTGTCGGTGGTGTTTGGCGTGCTGGTGTGCGTCTCCCCGTACCCCTCCATCTTCATCGTCATGCGCTTCTGTTTGGCGGCGGCCAGCGCGGGAGTCTACCTCACCCTCTACATCACTC GTCTGGAGCTGTGTGAGTCCTCTCTGAGGCTGGTGGTGACCACGATGGCCGGCCTGACGACTGTAGCCGGGGAACTCCTTCTAGTGGCTGTGGCCCTGGGGTGCCAGTCCTGGAGGGGCCTGCTGGGAGCCGGAGCCGCCCCCCTGACACTGTTCCTCTCTTACGG CATTCCCGGGGTGTTCCCAGAGTCGCCACGTTGGCTCCTTCTGTCAGAGAGGTCTGCAGACATGAGCTCCTTCACCGAGAGAAGAAACTCCAACAGAGATGTGAGGGATGACGAGAgcttcacag AGCTGGATTCTGAACCCGCCCCCTCCTCGCACCCCCACCTGTCCTTTCATGAGCTCCTCCACAGCAGGAACATCTGGAAAAACCTGTGTGTGCTGGGCTTCACCTC aTTCATCTCTCACGGCATTAGTCACTGTTACAGCTCTTTCCGAGGTGACGTCAAAGGCACGGCCCCCAGCTTCTACTGGACGTATCTGCTCTCCGTGTGCGCAGGGGGGGGCGCCTGGCTGTTGCTGTGGGCGACCGTGGACAGGTACGGTCGCCGTGGCATCCTGCTCCTCTCCATGACGATGACGGGGCTGGCCTCTTTGATCCTCCTGGGACTCATGAAGT ATCTCAGTGAGACGGCCATCACAGTTTTCTCGGTGCTGGGTCTTTTCTCCTCCCAGGCCACCGCCTCCCTGTGCGTCCTCTTCACTGCAGAGATCATGCCCACTGTCATCAG GGGCACCGGTGTGGGTGCAGTCCTGTCCCTGGGCTGCGTGGGCCGCCTCACCTCCCCGCTCATGGACCTGAGGAACCACTACGGCTACTTCCTGCACCACGTGGTCTACTCCTCTCTGGCCCTGTTGGCCGTGCTGTCCATCCTCCTGCTGCCCGAGAGCAAGAGGAAGCCGCTGCCCCAGACGCTGGCCGACGGGGAGCAGTACAGACGCCCCCCGctgggcaggaggaggagggacaatgTGCCGCTGCTCGCCACTCCCAACCCCGAGACCTAA